A genome region from Streptomyces sp. NBC_01296 includes the following:
- a CDS encoding IS630 family transposase (programmed frameshift), producing MRYPEGGGLTAERRAFREGIRLQAGERFAAGEKTAVIAKELRVSVRSVERWRRAWREGGMEALRSAGPANSPTVTDAQFAVLEEELGKGPSAHGFEDERWTLVRVQTLIRRRLRVSLSVATVWRLLKRHGWSWQAPARRALERDEHAVELWKKEVWPRVKGSRRRPVPGSFFEDEAGFSMTPPRARTWGRRGQTPVIRVRGRSRRRTSVAALCCYKPGEKSRLIHRPRTHLLLKGARKSFSWKDYRDLLVRARIQLDGPIVVVWDNLNTHLAAGLKRYEAEHDWLTTVRLPPYAPDLNPVEAVWSLVRRAMANTAFATPDDLDRTFRRELRRIQLRPHLIDGCLTATGLAINPPTPP from the exons GTGAGGTATCCAGAGGGTGGGGGCCTGACCGCTGAGCGTCGGGCGTTTCGTGAGGGGATCCGGCTTCAGGCCGGCGAAAGGTTCGCGGCGGGTGAGAAGACCGCGGTCATCGCGAAAGAGCTGCGGGTGAGTGTCCGGTCGGTGGAGCGGTGGCGTCGTGCATGGCGCGAGGGCGGCATGGAGGCCTTGCGCTCGGCGGGTCCGGCGAACTCCCCGACCGTCACTGATGCCCAGTTCGCTGTGCTCGAGGAGGAACTCGGCAAGGGCCCGTCGGCGCACGGCTTCGAAGACGAACGCTGGACTCTGGTCCGGGTCCAGACGCTGATCCGTCGGCGTCTTCGGGTGAGCCTGTCGGTGGCGACGGTATGGCGGCTGCTGAAACGGCACGGCTGGTCCTGGCAGGCGCCCGCCCGCAGAGCCCTCGAGCGTGACGAGCACGCGGTGGAGCTGTGGAAGAAGGAGGTGTGGCCCCGGGTAAAAGGCTCGCGGCGGCGTCCGGTGCCTGGGTCGT TCTTCGAGGACGAAGCCGGCTTCTCGATGACTCCGCCCCGTGCCCGCACCTGGGGCCGGCGCGGGCAGACTCCCGTCATCCGCGTCCGTGGCAGGTCCCGCCGCCGGACCTCGGTCGCCGCGTTGTGCTGCTACAAACCCGGTGAGAAGAGCCGTCTCATCCACCGCCCCCGCACCCATCTCCTGCTCAAGGGCGCACGCAAGAGCTTCTCCTGGAAGGACTACCGCGACCTGCTGGTGCGGGCACGCATCCAGCTCGACGGCCCGATTGTGGTGGTCTGGGACAATCTCAACACCCACCTCGCCGCCGGGCTGAAACGGTACGAGGCCGAGCACGACTGGCTTACCACCGTCCGCCTCCCGCCCTATGCGCCCGACTTGAACCCCGTCGAGGCCGTCTGGTCACTCGTGCGCAGAGCAATGGCCAACACCGCTTTCGCCACACCCGACGACCTCGACCGCACATTCCGCCGCGAGTTACGCAGAATCCAGCTCCGGCCCCACCTGATCGATGGCTGCCTCACCGCCACAGGCCTGGCTATCAACCCACCGACGCCACCCTGA
- a CDS encoding MFS transporter produces the protein MGLKGALIDVAPLRSSPPFRRLWIGQTLSGFGSQMTLIAVMFQVWQMTKSPAWTGAVGLAQAVPLVVLGLFAGSLVDRVDRRKFYLLMTSGQAACSLLLALQAFFGHAPAAAVLGLVALQSCFVAGSGPTSRTFIPHLLAKEQLAAGLALSRIAFQGAMLLGPVLGGLMVGELGVGACYLIDAVTFAAAFYGAFGLPKMTPGDEPARPGLRGVLDGLVFLGRTPVIRGALLTDLAATVLSMPISLFPLINAERFGGNPRTLGLFLTAVAVGGVAASLFSGTFTRFPRPGLVMLGGSATWGAALTLFGTASNRWVGLAFLVVAGAADTVSVVSRSTVVQMNTPSDLLGRVSAAEQIVGQAGPDIGNMRGGLVADVSSGAVALVSGGLLCLGAVAFVGITTPDLRRSTPSASARTATASP, from the coding sequence ATGGGGCTGAAGGGCGCACTCATCGACGTGGCTCCGTTACGGTCGTCGCCACCCTTCCGGAGGCTGTGGATCGGCCAGACCCTGTCGGGTTTCGGCAGCCAGATGACACTCATCGCCGTCATGTTCCAGGTCTGGCAGATGACGAAGAGCCCCGCCTGGACGGGCGCCGTCGGACTGGCCCAAGCGGTTCCGCTCGTCGTGCTCGGCCTGTTCGCCGGATCGCTCGTCGACAGGGTGGACCGGCGGAAGTTCTACCTGCTCATGACCAGCGGACAAGCCGCGTGCTCGCTGCTCCTCGCGCTCCAGGCCTTCTTCGGGCACGCTCCCGCCGCCGCCGTCCTGGGGCTCGTCGCGCTTCAGTCGTGCTTCGTCGCGGGCAGCGGCCCGACCTCGCGCACCTTCATCCCGCACCTTCTCGCCAAGGAACAGCTGGCCGCGGGACTGGCGTTGAGCCGAATCGCCTTCCAGGGCGCCATGCTGCTCGGTCCCGTGCTCGGCGGGCTGATGGTGGGCGAGCTGGGAGTCGGAGCCTGCTACCTGATCGACGCCGTGACGTTCGCCGCCGCGTTCTACGGTGCCTTCGGCCTGCCGAAGATGACTCCCGGAGACGAGCCGGCGCGCCCCGGCCTGCGGGGGGTGCTGGACGGCCTCGTTTTCCTGGGACGCACCCCCGTCATTCGCGGGGCCCTGCTCACCGACCTGGCCGCCACCGTGCTGTCGATGCCCATCAGTCTGTTTCCCCTGATCAACGCCGAACGGTTCGGCGGCAACCCGCGCACCCTCGGGCTGTTCCTCACCGCGGTCGCCGTCGGGGGCGTAGCGGCGTCACTGTTCTCCGGAACCTTCACCCGGTTCCCCCGCCCCGGCCTGGTGATGCTCGGCGGTTCCGCCACCTGGGGCGCGGCGCTGACGTTGTTCGGCACGGCATCCAACCGATGGGTCGGACTGGCCTTCCTCGTCGTGGCCGGCGCGGCGGACACCGTCTCAGTGGTCTCGCGGAGCACCGTCGTCCAGATGAACACGCCGAGCGATCTGCTCGGCCGCGTCAGCGCGGCCGAACAGATCGTGGGGCAAGCAGGGCCCGACATCGGCAACATGCGAGGGGGCCTCGTGGCGGATGTCTCGTCAGGAGCGGTGGCCCTCGTCAGCGGCGGCCTGCTCTGCCTCGGTGCCGTGGCTTTCGTGGGCATCACGACGCCGGACCTGCGCCGTTCCACCCCGTCCGCCTCGGCCCGTACGGCGACCGCCAGTCCATGA
- a CDS encoding tetratricopeptide repeat protein, with protein sequence MGAVAVSGHVDHLTITHAGPQGPVQWPLRLGSVPALASAFQQRPEVRNAIDQAVTGHTAVVLTQVLSGGGGVGKTQLASAYAHQALVEGVDLVVWVDASETDQVIARYAVAAHIVDVPNALAGRTGEQHARAFLQWLATTKRSWLVILDDITDPDAMQPWWPPSSAWGCGRVVATTRRQDAALSGGGRAVVDVDTYSPQEAHTYLRARLRAARAEHLLDAQTQALAEALGNLPLALSHAAAYMINEDVPCADYLLRFNSSAAKLDDLLPRHADTEGYGRHVAAALLLSLNVAQACEPVGLAIPALRLAAVLDPAGHPRDLWGGQAVINYLTAHRTPIPGSDALIPVDATQAKATLRLLHRYSLLTDDAQAGFRAVKLHALTARAVREHTPSGEQREIVRTAAEALTELWNKGVERAVLHTNVDSLNDFAGDMLWEVEGHHLLRWVGHSLRARGLASAAVPYWQRVADTSERLLGRTDRKTLLARRELAMAYLSAGRTKDAFAVFQEDYAYDAEALADTGLKKDQAGDSADLLRLLEDTLAVRERLLGPTAPETLSCRVQLSFAYWNADKQPQAISMLKLVLKHQNEELGIHHPDSMATALRLNELRTERKRRWWETSAGS encoded by the coding sequence GTGGGCGCAGTGGCCGTCAGCGGCCATGTGGATCACCTGACGATCACCCACGCCGGTCCACAAGGGCCAGTCCAGTGGCCGCTGCGCCTGGGATCGGTGCCCGCACTGGCATCTGCCTTCCAGCAGCGGCCTGAAGTTCGCAACGCGATCGACCAAGCTGTCACCGGGCACACCGCGGTGGTGCTGACCCAAGTTCTGTCCGGCGGCGGCGGTGTCGGCAAAACCCAACTCGCCTCCGCGTACGCCCACCAGGCGCTGGTCGAAGGCGTCGACCTGGTGGTCTGGGTCGACGCCAGCGAAACGGACCAGGTGATCGCCCGCTACGCGGTAGCCGCTCACATCGTTGATGTCCCCAACGCTCTGGCGGGTCGGACCGGCGAGCAGCACGCCAGGGCATTTCTCCAGTGGCTGGCAACCACCAAACGATCGTGGCTCGTCATCCTCGACGACATCACCGACCCGGATGCGATGCAGCCGTGGTGGCCGCCATCATCGGCGTGGGGCTGTGGCCGGGTGGTGGCAACCACCCGCCGCCAGGATGCCGCCTTGTCCGGCGGTGGCCGGGCGGTTGTAGACGTCGACACCTACAGCCCACAAGAAGCTCACACCTACCTACGCGCCCGGCTCCGAGCCGCCCGTGCGGAGCATCTGCTGGACGCGCAGACACAAGCGCTGGCCGAGGCACTGGGCAATCTGCCCCTGGCGCTGTCTCACGCCGCCGCTTACATGATCAATGAGGACGTGCCCTGCGCGGACTACCTCCTTCGCTTCAACAGCAGTGCCGCGAAACTGGACGATCTGCTTCCGCGCCACGCGGACACCGAAGGCTACGGACGCCACGTAGCCGCCGCCCTCCTCCTCTCCCTGAACGTTGCCCAAGCCTGCGAACCCGTGGGCCTCGCCATCCCAGCGCTGCGCCTCGCCGCCGTCCTCGACCCGGCCGGGCATCCACGCGACCTCTGGGGAGGACAGGCGGTCATCAACTACCTCACTGCCCACCGAACACCCATACCGGGGTCAGACGCCCTCATTCCTGTCGACGCCACCCAAGCCAAGGCGACGCTGAGGCTCCTGCACAGGTACAGCCTCCTCACCGACGATGCTCAGGCCGGATTCCGCGCTGTGAAGCTGCACGCTCTGACTGCACGAGCCGTTCGTGAACACACGCCGAGTGGCGAACAGCGAGAGATCGTAAGGACTGCAGCCGAAGCACTCACAGAGCTATGGAACAAAGGTGTGGAGAGGGCTGTGCTGCATACGAACGTCGACAGCCTGAACGACTTCGCAGGGGACATGCTGTGGGAGGTTGAAGGCCACCACCTGCTCCGCTGGGTAGGCCACAGCTTGAGGGCTCGGGGCCTGGCCAGCGCCGCGGTTCCGTACTGGCAGCGGGTAGCAGACACGAGTGAGCGCCTGCTCGGGCGGACGGACCGCAAGACCCTTCTGGCTCGACGTGAGCTGGCTATGGCCTACCTGAGCGCGGGCCGCACCAAGGATGCCTTCGCCGTGTTCCAGGAGGACTACGCATACGATGCCGAGGCACTGGCTGACACCGGCCTGAAGAAGGACCAGGCGGGGGACTCTGCAGACCTCCTCCGCCTGTTGGAAGACACGCTCGCAGTCCGGGAACGCCTCCTCGGCCCCACAGCCCCCGAGACTCTGTCATGCCGAGTACAGCTCAGCTTCGCCTACTGGAATGCAGACAAACAGCCACAGGCCATCAGCATGCTCAAGCTAGTCCTCAAGCACCAGAACGAGGAATTGGGCATCCACCATCCCGATTCAATGGCAACGGCGCTCCGCCTGAACGAGTTGCGAACTGAACGCAAAAGGCGGTGGTGGGAGACGTCGGCCGGATCTTGA
- a CDS encoding HNH endonuclease family protein → MIKNLLRGSLPALALAVLPVLASAPVAHAAPVQGAAAAPAAPGTGSVRVPLPLFEAIDQLTVDEEQREGYVRTLYKHWNKGLNAGDGCDTRKEVILSEAVEAPQVATGCKLTGGSWRSPYDDVVVTDAARLDVDHFVPLAEVHDSGGYAWDAARREAYANDQASPDTLIAVSAASNRSKADKDPAEWMPTDGSYHCTYTASWVGTKLRWGLAVDEAERQALLGLAEDCPTTTVVYEPAA, encoded by the coding sequence GTGATCAAAAATCTGCTGCGTGGCAGTCTGCCCGCCCTCGCCCTCGCCGTCCTGCCCGTCCTTGCCTCTGCGCCCGTCGCGCACGCCGCCCCGGTCCAGGGTGCCGCCGCAGCACCCGCGGCGCCGGGCACCGGGAGTGTTCGGGTGCCGTTGCCGCTGTTCGAGGCGATCGACCAGCTCACGGTGGACGAAGAGCAGCGCGAGGGCTACGTGCGCACCCTGTACAAACACTGGAACAAGGGCCTCAACGCCGGCGACGGCTGTGACACCCGTAAAGAAGTCATCCTGTCTGAGGCCGTTGAGGCGCCGCAGGTAGCGACGGGCTGCAAACTGACCGGCGGCAGCTGGCGCAGCCCGTACGACGACGTGGTCGTGACCGACGCAGCCCGTCTTGACGTCGACCACTTTGTCCCGCTGGCCGAAGTCCACGATTCCGGCGGTTACGCGTGGGACGCTGCCCGGCGTGAGGCGTACGCCAACGATCAGGCGTCCCCGGACACCCTGATCGCGGTCTCGGCCGCCTCCAACCGCAGCAAGGCGGATAAGGACCCCGCGGAATGGATGCCCACGGACGGCTCCTACCACTGCACCTACACCGCGTCCTGGGTGGGCACGAAACTCCGTTGGGGCCTGGCCGTCGACGAGGCGGAGCGGCAGGCGCTCCTTGGCCTTGCGGAGGACTGCCCGACCACCACCGTCGTCTACGAACCAGCGGCCTGA
- a CDS encoding transposase, whose translation MRSFPGLAALTGARVLAEIGDDRTRFATAGSLKAYAGSAPITRASGKSCKVMSRKVKNQRLAAVGYVWAFNSLTRSPGARAHYDRRRAAGDRHIAAQRNLFNRFMGMLFHCLQNGHTHDEAAAFPQASAAIRAAAA comes from the coding sequence ATCCGCAGCTTTCCGGGTCTCGCCGCACTGACCGGCGCCCGGGTACTGGCGGAGATCGGCGACGACCGGACCCGCTTCGCCACTGCCGGATCCCTCAAGGCCTACGCGGGAAGCGCCCCGATCACCAGGGCCAGCGGCAAGAGCTGCAAGGTCATGAGCCGGAAGGTCAAGAACCAGAGACTGGCCGCCGTCGGCTACGTCTGGGCCTTCAACTCTCTCACCAGGTCACCAGGAGCCAGAGCCCACTACGATCGCCGAAGGGCTGCCGGTGACCGCCACATCGCAGCACAGCGGAACCTCTTCAACCGCTTCATGGGCATGCTGTTCCACTGCCTCCAGAACGGCCACACCCACGACGAAGCAGCCGCCTTCCCACAGGCCTCAGCAGCAATCAGAGCAGCGGCGGCTTGA
- a CDS encoding DUF1513 domain-containing protein, which yields MLRAVAQVLGQNDEACGAGFLVAEDVLVTCAHVVRAAGSGPGASVWLVFPNADGAGVVEGIVLEEPWREPEAEDVAMVRLGVAVPGTHVPALGSAEGSRGHEVRSFGFPGQAPEGGHFGYATAGDLLPATEHRAEHLQLTGANDLTTGFSGGPVVDEVTGLVIGMLTEITSPDKYGKGQGIAYVTPVQVLRAIWPALTVQDVCPYRGLEPFTAEHAQWFEGRQDAVSQVLAHLDEQRRAVLLLGPSGSGKSSLIQAGVLPALAAGEVAGSDRWLPVRVRPGQDLCAEIERAGLPGAATDGIAEAVTRVLRAQPEYQRVVLVIDQFEELLTPLEGNLAAADRLTAAITSHAALSVILVMRDDFYPQLAALAPDLLEAAMPGLLNIPGTLSQNDLHDIITLPAQKVGARFESGLPEQVVTDVLATAPEGAASRRATVTVLPLLELTLSELWRQRHDGFLTHDAYRRIGGVTGSLTTWCDTALNQLPPNSLPVAERILTSLVRPADLRHNIPAIRAQVPLEDLRDLAAGPDGSPDGSDVFDTVLAELTRHRIITTRTPEGPSARPVAELIHDALIRDWGRLRELMGQDRRFQEWFVRAREQQARWADGRHEEDLLAGTALAAGLELSHERRLPANIDHFLTASKQRQQAAIRRSRRLNAILAGLLALALIAAIGALWQWRSSVTAREAAQSRQLAAESNPLITWNPELASLLAVQAYRTSHTPEAQESLNNAAALPLHRRLLGHDSGVHAVAFSPDGHTLASGSADGTAQLWDTATGKAGITLDHVSLAVASLAFSPDGSILATGSNEGPVRLWNVATGKPLATLTGHISQVNSVAFSPDGKTLATGSNDATVRLWDVATRKPRTTLREHTDIVHAVSFSPDGRTLASGGGTTVRLSDVDSGAALRTLPEGQGLVGSVLFSPDGRTLVTENGDGSVGLWDVDTWKARTTLSGDGDPIHSMAYSPDGTMLVIGTAGHGVKIWDVATGAVRATLLGHTNEVESVAFSPDGRTVASGSLDHSVRLWDVADRTVLAGNTSAVLAVAFRPHSSLLATGEALGAVKLWDVASGKPHSSLNHRGGVLSAAFTPDGGTLATSRLDSEVQLWDVASGKVRSTIAVPADKVDAVAFSPDGKTLATGADDGATALWNVKTGKVQTVMGEHTEFVGSLAFSPDGRTLATGSGDHTARVWDVATGETRTTLTGHTDRVTSVAFSPDGRTVATGSYDRTVRLWDAATGKTRRTLIGHTSDVNAVAFSPDGRTIASGSTDGTVRLWDVESAKTRTTLLGHSDGVASLAFSPGGRTVASGSYDKTARLWKVALPTPATAIKKICHSVNRDITPEERTAYLRGQSVGPVCSAD from the coding sequence ATGCTCCGGGCCGTGGCCCAGGTCCTTGGACAGAACGATGAGGCGTGCGGGGCCGGTTTCCTGGTCGCTGAGGACGTGCTCGTCACCTGTGCACACGTCGTCCGCGCTGCCGGCAGCGGGCCCGGGGCCAGCGTATGGCTGGTCTTCCCGAACGCTGACGGGGCAGGCGTCGTCGAGGGGATCGTCCTGGAAGAGCCGTGGCGGGAACCCGAGGCCGAAGACGTCGCCATGGTGCGCCTGGGTGTCGCCGTGCCCGGGACGCATGTACCGGCGCTGGGTTCCGCGGAAGGTTCCAGGGGTCACGAGGTGCGCTCGTTCGGCTTTCCCGGACAGGCTCCGGAGGGCGGGCATTTCGGGTACGCGACGGCTGGTGACCTTCTGCCTGCGACCGAGCATCGGGCCGAACACCTCCAGCTGACGGGCGCCAACGACCTGACCACCGGCTTCAGCGGCGGCCCGGTCGTCGACGAGGTGACCGGTCTGGTCATCGGCATGCTCACCGAGATCACCAGCCCCGATAAATACGGGAAGGGCCAGGGCATCGCCTACGTCACCCCCGTCCAGGTGCTCCGAGCGATCTGGCCTGCCCTGACCGTTCAGGATGTATGCCCTTACCGGGGGCTGGAGCCGTTCACCGCGGAACACGCCCAGTGGTTCGAAGGCCGGCAGGACGCCGTAAGCCAGGTTCTCGCGCATCTGGACGAGCAGCGGCGTGCGGTCCTGCTGCTCGGCCCGTCCGGCTCGGGCAAGTCCTCCCTGATCCAGGCCGGGGTCCTTCCTGCGCTGGCCGCGGGTGAAGTGGCGGGCAGCGACCGGTGGCTGCCCGTACGCGTTCGACCAGGTCAGGACCTGTGTGCCGAGATCGAGCGCGCAGGGCTGCCCGGGGCCGCCACCGACGGGATCGCCGAGGCCGTGACCCGCGTGCTCAGGGCACAGCCCGAATACCAGCGGGTCGTACTCGTCATCGACCAGTTCGAGGAGCTCCTCACCCCGCTGGAAGGCAACCTTGCCGCCGCGGACCGGCTCACGGCCGCGATCACCTCGCACGCAGCCCTGAGCGTGATCCTCGTCATGCGCGACGACTTCTACCCCCAGCTCGCCGCCCTCGCCCCCGACCTGCTGGAGGCCGCAATGCCGGGCCTCCTCAACATCCCGGGCACGCTGAGCCAGAACGACCTGCACGACATCATCACGCTGCCCGCCCAGAAGGTCGGAGCCCGCTTCGAAAGCGGGCTCCCGGAGCAGGTCGTCACCGATGTCCTGGCCACCGCCCCGGAGGGGGCGGCAAGCCGCAGGGCCACAGTCACGGTGCTGCCCCTGCTGGAACTGACACTCAGCGAGCTGTGGCGACAGCGCCACGACGGCTTCCTCACCCACGACGCCTACCGGCGCATCGGGGGAGTGACCGGCAGCCTGACCACCTGGTGCGACACCGCACTCAACCAACTGCCCCCGAACAGCCTGCCCGTCGCTGAGCGTATCCTGACCTCACTGGTACGCCCTGCCGACCTGCGCCACAACATCCCCGCGATCCGTGCGCAGGTCCCCCTGGAGGATCTGCGCGACCTCGCAGCCGGCCCCGACGGTTCACCCGACGGCAGCGATGTGTTCGACACGGTCCTCGCCGAGCTGACCCGGCACCGCATCATCACCACCCGCACACCCGAAGGGCCATCGGCACGTCCGGTGGCGGAGCTCATCCACGACGCGCTCATCCGAGACTGGGGCAGGCTGCGCGAGTTGATGGGCCAGGACCGCCGCTTCCAGGAATGGTTCGTACGAGCCCGAGAGCAGCAGGCCCGCTGGGCCGACGGAAGGCACGAGGAAGACCTGCTCGCGGGCACGGCTCTGGCAGCGGGGCTCGAATTGTCCCATGAGCGCCGTCTGCCCGCCAACATCGACCACTTCCTCACCGCCAGCAAGCAGCGCCAGCAGGCTGCCATCCGCCGCAGCCGACGCCTCAACGCGATCCTGGCCGGCTTGCTCGCTCTCGCTCTCATCGCGGCGATCGGCGCGCTCTGGCAGTGGCGGTCCTCGGTCACCGCACGTGAGGCAGCCCAGTCCCGTCAGCTCGCGGCCGAGTCCAACCCCCTCATCACCTGGAACCCCGAACTGGCCTCGCTCCTGGCCGTCCAGGCGTACCGCACGAGCCACACGCCCGAAGCGCAGGAAAGCCTGAACAACGCCGCGGCTCTGCCGCTGCACCGGCGTCTGTTGGGCCATGACAGCGGCGTACACGCGGTGGCGTTCAGCCCGGACGGACACACCCTCGCGAGCGGAAGCGCAGACGGCACCGCACAGCTGTGGGACACGGCTACCGGGAAGGCCGGCATCACACTCGACCACGTTTCCCTGGCCGTGGCCTCACTGGCGTTCAGCCCCGACGGCAGCATCCTCGCCACCGGCAGCAACGAAGGGCCGGTGCGGCTGTGGAACGTGGCCACCGGCAAGCCCCTCGCCACGTTGACCGGGCATATCAGCCAGGTGAATTCCGTGGCCTTCAGCCCCGACGGAAAGACGCTCGCCACCGGCAGCAACGACGCGACCGTGCGGCTGTGGGACGTGGCCACCCGAAAGCCCCGCACCACCCTGCGTGAGCACACCGACATCGTGCACGCGGTGTCGTTCAGCCCCGACGGCCGCACCCTTGCCAGCGGCGGCGGCACGACCGTGCGCCTCTCGGACGTCGACAGCGGAGCGGCCCTCAGGACGCTGCCCGAGGGGCAAGGCCTCGTGGGCTCGGTGCTGTTCAGTCCCGACGGCCGCACCCTCGTCACCGAAAACGGCGACGGGTCGGTAGGGCTGTGGGACGTGGACACCTGGAAAGCCCGCACCACACTGTCCGGGGATGGCGACCCCATCCACTCCATGGCGTACAGCCCTGACGGAACCATGCTCGTCATCGGAACTGCCGGCCACGGCGTGAAGATCTGGGACGTGGCCACTGGAGCGGTCCGCGCCACCCTCCTCGGGCACACCAACGAGGTGGAATCGGTGGCGTTCAGCCCCGACGGCCGCACCGTCGCTTCCGGCAGCCTCGACCACAGCGTGCGATTGTGGGATGTGGCAGACCGCACCGTCCTGGCGGGGAACACCAGCGCGGTGCTGGCAGTGGCGTTCCGTCCCCACAGCAGCCTCCTGGCCACCGGCGAAGCCCTGGGGGCGGTCAAGCTGTGGGACGTGGCGTCCGGCAAGCCACACAGCAGCCTCAACCACCGCGGCGGGGTACTTTCGGCGGCCTTCACTCCCGATGGAGGCACCCTCGCCACCAGTCGCTTGGACAGCGAGGTACAGCTGTGGGACGTGGCCAGCGGCAAGGTCCGCAGCACCATCGCTGTCCCCGCGGACAAGGTGGACGCGGTGGCGTTCAGCCCTGACGGAAAGACCCTGGCGACCGGCGCAGACGACGGAGCGACAGCGCTGTGGAACGTGAAGACCGGAAAAGTCCAGACCGTCATGGGCGAGCACACCGAGTTCGTGGGCTCTCTGGCGTTCAGCCCCGACGGACGCACCCTCGCCACCGGAAGTGGCGACCATACGGCGCGCGTGTGGGACGTGGCCACCGGCGAAACCCGTACCACCCTCACCGGCCACACCGACCGGGTGACATCAGTGGCCTTCAGTCCGGACGGACGGACCGTCGCCACCGGCAGTTACGACCGCACCGTGCGGCTGTGGGACGCGGCTACGGGCAAGACGCGCCGCACGCTGATCGGCCACACCAGCGACGTCAACGCGGTGGCGTTCAGCCCCGACGGCCGCACCATCGCCAGCGGAAGCACAGACGGCACCGTGCGGCTGTGGGACGTCGAGTCCGCCAAGACCCGCACCACACTTCTCGGGCACTCCGACGGCGTGGCGTCGTTGGCGTTCAGCCCCGGCGGCCGCACCGTCGCCTCCGGCAGCTACGACAAGACGGCGCGGCTGTGGAAAGTCGCGCTCCCCACGCCCGCCACAGCCATCAAGAAGATCTGCCACTCCGTCAACCGCGACATCACCCCGGAAGAACGGACGGCGTACCTGCGGGGCCAATCGGTCGGCCCAGTGTGCAGCGCAGACTGA
- a CDS encoding MarR family winged helix-turn-helix transcriptional regulator, with product MADTHALDPTQQSLWRPLRLLQASMDADIAEVYSSQQIEGLKPSFVMELLRLHARGPLTIAELAESVQLTHSALSQKVAAMRKAGWVQTVVGDDARTRKVTLTGKARGIVGRLAAEWRATEAAIAELEGDIPYPLSRVVTDVEAALERKSFRDRIAEKLAEDPAWG from the coding sequence ATGGCCGACACCCACGCGCTCGACCCGACGCAGCAGAGCCTCTGGCGGCCCCTGCGTCTGCTGCAGGCGTCCATGGACGCCGACATCGCAGAGGTCTATTCCAGCCAGCAGATCGAAGGGCTCAAGCCCAGCTTCGTCATGGAGCTGCTCCGGCTTCACGCCCGCGGACCCCTGACCATCGCGGAACTGGCGGAGTCCGTTCAGCTCACGCATTCCGCACTCAGCCAGAAGGTCGCCGCGATGCGGAAGGCCGGCTGGGTCCAGACCGTCGTGGGCGACGACGCGCGCACCAGGAAGGTGACGCTCACCGGCAAAGCCCGCGGCATCGTCGGTCGCCTGGCGGCGGAATGGCGAGCCACCGAGGCTGCCATCGCCGAGCTGGAAGGGGACATTCCCTACCCGCTCTCCCGGGTCGTCACCGATGTCGAAGCCGCTCTGGAGCGGAAGAGCTTCCGCGACCGGATCGCCGAGAAGCTGGCGGAGGATCCCGCATGGGGCTGA
- a CDS encoding thermonuclease family protein, giving the protein MSATSMLLIKGTFRAAFSAPDGDTILFLPDNVADWKLVPGVNRVLPKGDGRAPIRLEAIDALETHYGDKDSPSGVQHQPLNLAHQARDELLASLGFTNVVRDGEFVKSTTPDAVPGFILTRGADIFGRCVALVSKTFPPVFNGYETEVDEDLLKKTANYHMIDLGLAYPTYYAAFPDHLRASLTVAAREARNARKGVWAKDATTEGAKVTGMDSLTAETGAVILPKLFRRLKDYLDLNPADPSLACFPAFLAGNSDKFYIQGNPKQFTGMHNIVEITNGQTVKMTRQAEEITFDEK; this is encoded by the coding sequence ATGTCCGCCACGTCCATGCTGCTGATCAAAGGAACCTTCCGGGCGGCGTTCTCCGCACCGGATGGTGACACCATCCTCTTCCTCCCGGACAACGTGGCTGACTGGAAGCTCGTGCCCGGGGTTAACAGGGTCTTGCCGAAGGGCGACGGCCGCGCCCCGATCCGGCTGGAAGCCATCGACGCGCTGGAGACCCACTACGGGGACAAGGATTCCCCCTCAGGCGTGCAGCACCAGCCGCTGAACCTGGCGCATCAGGCACGTGACGAGCTACTGGCCTCGCTCGGCTTCACCAACGTTGTCCGCGATGGCGAATTCGTCAAGAGCACCACCCCGGACGCCGTGCCCGGCTTCATCCTCACCCGCGGCGCGGACATCTTCGGCCGGTGCGTGGCCCTGGTCAGCAAGACATTCCCCCCGGTCTTCAACGGCTACGAAACCGAAGTCGACGAGGACCTGTTGAAGAAGACCGCGAACTACCACATGATCGACCTCGGCCTGGCCTACCCGACCTACTACGCCGCCTTCCCCGACCACCTGCGCGCCTCCCTGACCGTCGCCGCCAGGGAGGCTAGGAACGCGAGGAAGGGCGTATGGGCCAAGGACGCGACCACCGAGGGGGCGAAGGTCACCGGGATGGACTCGCTCACGGCCGAAACCGGGGCCGTGATCCTCCCGAAGCTGTTCCGTCGGCTGAAGGACTACCTGGACCTCAACCCGGCGGATCCCTCCCTGGCCTGCTTCCCTGCTTTCCTCGCCGGAAACTCGGACAAGTTCTACATCCAGGGAAATCCGAAGCAGTTCACCGGCATGCACAACATTGTCGAGATCACCAACGGCCAGACTGTGAAGATGACCCGCCAGGCCGAGGAAATCACCTTCGACGAGAAGTGA